The proteins below come from a single candidate division WOR-3 bacterium genomic window:
- a CDS encoding HPr family phosphocarrier protein — MIQEKIIIKNEVGLHARPAAQFVKTAEKYQSKVRLCKDGIWVNGKSVLGILTLAAEHGTEIILEVSGPDEKEAFHELKKILESE; from the coding sequence ATGATACAAGAAAAAATTATAATTAAAAACGAAGTCGGCTTACATGCTCGACCAGCAGCACAGTTTGTGAAAACAGCAGAAAAGTATCAATCAAAAGTTAGACTTTGTAAGGACGGCATATGGGTAAACGGCAAGAGTGTTTTGGGCATTTTGACCTTAGCAGCCGAACATGGTACGGAAATCATTTTAGAAGTTTCAGGTCCTGATGAAAAAGAAGCATTTCATGAACTAAAAAAAATTTTAGAAAGCGAATAA
- a CDS encoding PTS system mannose/fructose/sorbose family transporter subunit IID yields the protein MGAINFLKGLFALLLLQSSWCYQKKQTLGFLYALSMFLHYQHENFFQKAKIIYESAFNTNPYCSSVILGIMLNNSKIPANSLIGLQHLYGSLGDEFFWRTLRPILLMLATILPFYGYLKTNGIYLSNIYYLSPFVFLIPFLIISQGTRYYWFLKAYWTGNKATISLANFLRKPLPILYHLRTFISGWLVVLILLIILFGFSQNIVSFKSIVSFLFVIIIVLLLLLRFANRYEMSSYLLIIGLLIFLLIKVL from the coding sequence ATGGGCGCTATTAATTTTTTAAAAGGATTGTTTGCCTTGCTTTTGCTACAGTCAAGTTGGTGTTATCAAAAAAAACAAACATTGGGATTTCTTTATGCACTTTCCATGTTTTTACACTATCAACACGAAAATTTCTTTCAAAAGGCCAAAATTATCTACGAAAGTGCCTTCAATACAAATCCTTATTGCAGTAGTGTGATATTAGGAATAATGCTCAATAACTCTAAAATTCCAGCGAATTCTCTTATAGGGCTTCAACATCTTTACGGTTCTCTGGGTGATGAATTTTTTTGGCGAACATTACGGCCAATCTTGTTAATGCTGGCAACAATCTTACCATTTTACGGATACTTAAAAACTAACGGTATATACCTTTCTAATATTTATTACTTATCGCCATTTGTGTTTTTAATTCCGTTTCTTATTATAAGTCAAGGCACAAGATACTATTGGTTTCTAAAGGCATACTGGACCGGTAACAAAGCTACAATCTCATTGGCTAATTTTTTAAGAAAACCGTTACCTATATTATATCACCTAAGGACATTCATTAGTGGATGGCTAGTTGTATTAATTTTGTTAATTATACTTTTTGGGTTTTCTCAAAACATTGTTTCTTTCAAAAGTATCGTGTCATTTTTATTTGTTATAATTATTGTTTTATTGTTACTTTTGCGCTTTGCGAATAGATACGAAATGTCATCGTACCTGTTGATAATAGGGCTCTTGATTTTTCTATTAATTAAAGTATTATGA
- a CDS encoding PTS sugar transporter subunit IIC, producing MIGHVLALTFLGALILLDKSAFGEFGLSQPIVSCSIIGLIFGNFQIGLFLGVLLQLIWIWDLPLGSREPQDSEAAGVVAIIVFLFLKRFSITIKEEQALFVSLLLAAAAAILGQVTQKFLKHHNNRLLRYYRLATLQYNNNLPNVHKAAVSDINKIFSKAIALGVLWSFVRNFSLILFFIIITCLSITPIKNLPQFSIRDLIIIPLVISASNLLKFIVLEKNYILTIFGAISGILVWALLIF from the coding sequence ATGATCGGTCATGTACTCGCATTAACATTTTTAGGTGCTCTTATTCTTTTAGACAAATCGGCCTTTGGCGAATTTGGATTGTCTCAACCAATTGTTTCCTGTTCAATTATTGGACTTATTTTTGGCAATTTTCAGATTGGATTATTCCTGGGCGTTCTTCTGCAGCTAATATGGATCTGGGATTTACCCTTAGGAAGCAGAGAACCACAAGATAGCGAAGCAGCCGGAGTCGTGGCAATAATTGTTTTCCTGTTTTTAAAAAGATTCTCCATTACAATTAAGGAGGAACAAGCATTATTTGTAAGCCTCCTTCTGGCTGCCGCAGCAGCTATTTTGGGCCAGGTAACTCAAAAATTTCTCAAACATCACAATAACCGCTTGTTAAGATATTATCGACTAGCAACTTTACAATATAACAATAATCTTCCCAACGTCCATAAGGCTGCTGTGTCTGATATTAATAAGATTTTTAGTAAAGCAATAGCTTTAGGCGTTTTATGGTCCTTTGTAAGAAATTTCTCATTGATACTTTTTTTCATAATTATTACTTGTTTGTCAATCACTCCAATAAAAAACTTACCACAGTTTAGCATACGAGATTTAATCATAATTCCCCTTGTAATTAGCGCTTCTAATCTTTTAAAATTTATTGTATTAGAAAAGAATTATATATTAACCATATTCGGAGCAATATCTGGGATTCTTGTATGGGCGCTATTAATTTTTTAA
- a CDS encoding PTS sugar transporter subunit IIB, with translation MRIDDRLIHGQVTAGWVRPLGIQRIVLVNDKVALDPLQREIYSLAVPPGIEVKIMTIEEAISYLKNSLDTKKTIVLVESPRDALKLIEGDIKINKINVGGLHYETGKQTLTSYIFLSEEDLRCIALLIKKGVILEGQEIPGSPKLLLNTLLLTKLKPIQ, from the coding sequence GTGCGTATCGACGACCGACTAATTCATGGACAAGTAACTGCGGGGTGGGTTCGTCCCTTGGGTATCCAACGTATTGTTCTTGTAAACGATAAGGTTGCCCTGGATCCTCTTCAACGAGAAATTTATTCTCTCGCAGTTCCCCCGGGAATTGAAGTCAAAATTATGACTATCGAAGAGGCAATTTCTTATCTTAAAAATTCTTTAGATACCAAAAAAACAATTGTTTTGGTTGAATCGCCGCGAGATGCCTTAAAACTTATTGAAGGTGATATAAAAATCAATAAAATTAATGTTGGCGGCCTACACTACGAAACAGGTAAGCAAACATTAACTTCTTATATATTTCTTTCAGAAGAAGATTTACGATGCATAGCCCTTTTAATCAAAAAAGGAGTTATTCTCGAAGGCCAAGAAATTCCTGGCAGCCCCAAATTACTCCTAAATACTTTACTACTAACAAAGCTTAAACCAATCCAATGA
- a CDS encoding C25 family cysteine peptidase, giving the protein MVIFILALIFSFAFSQQLIVMRSNPDEIVLTFNNQPPLFIEIQTEKGRFLRLRDEFSLEYGVSTELGKAELPVIREFIEIPQEAEINIKFQIQNYKFQTLSYPIYPLQPPEPKCGPKPPFNYNEEFYQRDEFYPTEYAKITDIVQIRHARIAILEIYPVRYNPAKNLLEVVLEAEISLKLTGSDLAKTEEMYRKYASLPFRELLRGLVLNDESKSWPPIVNDLNLPIHYLIVCPDAWVSRIQPFIQWKKEKGYKVRVATLSQTGYSKEEIRQYLLNEYQGPNPQTFVLLVGDVESIPGWTGQGSYAPRTDLPYACYVNFPTQYFPQVYLARFSVRNTQELDSLIQKTIAYEKGLYSGEWMKKAYFIASADQHSVPESSHVICMRIARRYGMICDSLFLYYNSGTPVNTALNDGRGWVIYSGHGNVSSWSEIPYDTSNVKLLQNLNKVPFVHSYACLCGKYQEGNCFAEAWERVGFRGGIAHLAASEESYWANDYFLQVYLFRAAFDSGYTWVMGMINKAKYMYFLAYGSGSPYTRQYFEMYNLFGDPSLQIYWDEPLVLMPTFPSSIPIGYQTITVQTSTNQKCLVCLLSKHDTIHQAQYTSTGSVEFSFSASLYDTLILTISGHNLKTYQGLIIVESPDVGVSKLLVPTIVDSGSVVVPACSVANYGNTTASYWTKIRINEFYSDSIWVESHLPNTYRALSFSTCTLNLRGFNPVSCSTEYADDLNPSNDKKTDSIFVRVLDVGVTEIIQPIGQIDSTAQIIPKAKVKNFGNTSANFPVKFWIGSWSNTQAVNNLLPDSTRLVEFAPWTVGPRGNYLVKCSTALTGDRIAANNHLEDSLWIIGDTIPPSPPILISPANSETLQTQIMNLIWHKVSDAVLYQLVINPAKAEYHTADTTYSIELTPGTYIWQVRAKDGAGNWSEFSEEWTFTILIPEPPGWTQLRSIPTQIAGKYVKDGGALVATSNCLYAFRGNKSNEFYQYLPLADSWIRKESIPFTYKPGTTTLNKKRVGKGASLAYDPRRNKIYATKGNGTNEIWQYDITNNYWELLTYAPSKKGLKAGTSIDMKIESGGATGDFLYLLAGGQKLTDTCMFRYNLHFKFWQNLSNQTNLKKPYKDGSAICIDDTILYVIQGGDKPNHFRRYLISGASFILIAENETLTTYDSVWNKTQWQVKKVYVKDGADIVNANGVLYLIKGGNTNTFYKYTPETGWQQLVSDTISRANGFGVKTGANLAYLDGKVYLLKGNNTSEFWQYLPDTPTVSMLSSVNHNNAIISSIYNVNSKKINITQVQPRKVYTVDGRLVRDPAALKGGLFFVIDSTYKIQKRIIIR; this is encoded by the coding sequence ATGGTGATTTTTATTTTAGCGCTAATTTTTAGTTTTGCATTCAGTCAACAACTCATAGTGATGCGTTCTAACCCAGATGAAATTGTTTTAACCTTTAATAATCAGCCTCCTTTGTTTATAGAAATCCAAACGGAAAAAGGAAGATTTTTAAGATTAAGAGATGAGTTCTCTTTAGAGTATGGAGTTTCCACTGAACTGGGCAAAGCCGAGTTGCCAGTAATTAGAGAATTTATTGAAATTCCACAGGAAGCAGAAATAAACATTAAATTCCAAATTCAAAATTACAAATTCCAAACCCTATCATATCCAATCTATCCATTACAGCCACCTGAGCCAAAATGCGGACCAAAACCACCATTTAATTATAATGAAGAGTTTTATCAGCGTGATGAGTTTTATCCAACTGAATATGCCAAGATTACAGATATTGTTCAGATTAGACATGCGAGAATTGCGATATTAGAGATTTATCCAGTTCGGTATAATCCTGCGAAAAATCTTCTGGAAGTTGTTTTAGAAGCAGAGATTAGCCTGAAACTGACTGGTTCGGATTTGGCAAAGACTGAAGAGATGTATAGAAAGTATGCGAGTTTGCCTTTTAGAGAACTTTTGCGTGGTTTGGTCTTAAATGATGAGTCAAAATCTTGGCCACCGATAGTTAATGATTTAAATCTGCCGATTCATTATCTAATTGTCTGTCCTGATGCTTGGGTCTCGCGGATTCAACCATTTATCCAATGGAAGAAAGAGAAGGGTTATAAAGTGAGAGTGGCGACTTTGTCGCAAACTGGTTATAGCAAAGAAGAGATTCGGCAATACTTGTTAAATGAGTATCAAGGACCAAATCCGCAGACTTTTGTTTTATTGGTTGGTGATGTGGAATCAATTCCTGGTTGGACAGGTCAGGGTTCTTATGCACCAAGAACTGATTTACCTTATGCCTGTTATGTCAATTTTCCGACGCAATATTTTCCGCAGGTCTATCTGGCAAGATTTTCCGTGCGCAATACTCAAGAACTTGACTCTTTAATTCAAAAGACAATTGCTTATGAAAAAGGACTTTATAGCGGTGAGTGGATGAAAAAAGCTTATTTTATTGCCTCGGCGGATCAGCATTCAGTACCAGAGAGCTCTCATGTGATATGTATGCGCATTGCTCGTCGTTATGGGATGATTTGCGATTCTTTATTTCTTTATTACAATTCTGGCACGCCAGTGAACACTGCCTTAAATGATGGTCGAGGATGGGTGATTTATTCGGGTCATGGTAATGTTTCGAGTTGGTCAGAGATTCCTTATGATACTTCAAATGTCAAACTCTTACAGAATCTCAACAAAGTGCCTTTTGTTCATTCCTATGCTTGTCTTTGCGGAAAATATCAGGAAGGCAATTGTTTTGCTGAAGCCTGGGAAAGAGTCGGCTTTCGCGGCGGAATTGCTCATTTAGCGGCGAGTGAAGAGAGTTATTGGGCAAATGATTACTTTCTTCAAGTATATCTTTTTCGAGCAGCTTTTGATTCTGGCTACACTTGGGTCATGGGAATGATTAATAAAGCAAAATATATGTACTTCCTGGCCTATGGAAGTGGAAGTCCCTATACCCGTCAATACTTTGAAATGTACAATCTCTTTGGTGATCCGTCTTTACAGATTTACTGGGATGAGCCATTGGTCTTGATGCCCACTTTTCCAAGTTCAATTCCCATCGGTTATCAAACCATTACTGTTCAGACCAGCACTAATCAGAAATGTTTAGTTTGTTTGCTTTCTAAACACGACACGATTCATCAAGCACAATATACTTCAACTGGTTCGGTTGAATTCTCGTTTTCTGCTTCTCTCTACGATACTTTGATACTGACGATTTCTGGTCATAATCTGAAAACCTATCAGGGACTGATTATTGTTGAAAGCCCGGATGTCGGGGTGAGTAAACTTCTTGTTCCAACAATAGTTGATTCGGGTTCAGTGGTTGTCCCGGCTTGTTCGGTTGCTAATTACGGCAATACAACTGCGAGTTATTGGACAAAAATAAGAATCAATGAGTTTTACTCAGATTCAATCTGGGTTGAATCTCATCTGCCCAATACTTATCGTGCTTTAAGTTTTTCTACTTGCACGCTAAATCTTCGGGGCTTTAATCCTGTGTCTTGTTCAACTGAATATGCTGACGATTTGAATCCAAGTAATGATAAAAAGACCGATTCAATCTTTGTGCGCGTCTTAGATGTTGGCGTGACTGAGATTATTCAGCCAATTGGTCAAATTGATTCAACGGCTCAGATTATCCCCAAAGCCAAAGTCAAAAATTTTGGCAATACGAGTGCCAATTTTCCAGTGAAATTTTGGATTGGTTCTTGGTCAAATACTCAAGCAGTGAACAATCTTTTGCCGGATTCAACGCGCTTAGTAGAGTTTGCGCCTTGGACGGTCGGACCAAGAGGCAATTATTTGGTCAAATGCTCAACCGCTTTAACTGGCGATCGGATAGCAGCAAATAATCACTTGGAAGATTCACTATGGATTATTGGTGATACGATACCACCAAGTCCACCGATTCTGATTTCACCGGCTAATAGTGAAACTTTACAGACTCAAATTATGAATCTAATTTGGCATAAAGTTTCTGATGCGGTTTTGTATCAGCTTGTTATCAATCCTGCCAAAGCTGAATATCATACAGCCGATACGACTTATTCTATAGAACTTACTCCTGGCACTTATATTTGGCAAGTCCGCGCTAAAGATGGTGCGGGTAATTGGTCTGAGTTTTCTGAAGAATGGACTTTTACGATTCTTATTCCTGAACCACCGGGCTGGACTCAATTACGCTCAATTCCAACCCAAATTGCTGGTAAATATGTCAAAGATGGCGGGGCTTTAGTTGCAACCAGTAATTGTCTTTATGCGTTTCGGGGCAATAAGTCTAATGAGTTTTATCAGTATCTGCCTTTGGCTGATTCTTGGATTAGAAAAGAATCAATCCCGTTTACTTATAAACCCGGAACAACGACACTGAATAAGAAACGGGTGGGCAAAGGCGCAAGTTTGGCTTATGACCCAAGAAGAAATAAGATTTATGCCACTAAAGGCAATGGCACAAATGAAATCTGGCAATATGATATTACTAATAATTACTGGGAACTTTTAACCTATGCACCATCTAAAAAAGGACTTAAAGCCGGCACATCAATTGATATGAAGATTGAAAGTGGTGGAGCAACTGGTGATTTTCTCTATCTTCTGGCTGGTGGTCAGAAACTTACTGATACTTGTATGTTTAGATATAACTTACATTTTAAGTTCTGGCAGAATCTATCAAATCAGACTAATCTGAAAAAACCGTATAAAGATGGAAGTGCCATCTGTATTGATGATACAATCCTATATGTGATTCAAGGTGGTGATAAACCCAATCATTTCCGAAGGTATCTGATTAGCGGAGCAAGTTTTATCTTAATTGCCGAAAACGAGACTTTGACTACTTATGATAGTGTTTGGAATAAGACGCAATGGCAAGTGAAAAAAGTATATGTCAAAGATGGTGCGGATATTGTTAATGCTAATGGCGTCTTATATCTGATAAAAGGTGGTAATACCAATACTTTTTATAAATATACACCTGAAACTGGTTGGCAACAACTGGTGAGCGATACGATATCAAGGGCAAATGGTTTTGGTGTGAAAACCGGTGCGAATTTAGCATATCTTGATGGAAAAGTCTATCTCTTAAAAGGCAATAATACATCTGAGTTCTGGCAATACTTACCAGACACTCCAACAGTAAGTATGCTCTCAAGTGTTAATCACAATAATGCTATTATTAGTTCTATCTATAATGTTAATTCTAAAAAGATAAATATCACCCAAGTTCAGCCCCGAAAAGTTTATACCGTGGATGGCCGATTAGTTAGAGATCCGGCTGCGCTTAAGGGTGGACTATTCTTTGTTATCGATTCTACTTACAAGATTCAGAAACGGATAATCATCAGATAA